One Acidobacteriota bacterium DNA segment encodes these proteins:
- a CDS encoding ATP-binding protein: QTRNRARANTLFRVIVASWIVIVALSVTTLWSLERRRAKVETTLRERDAQLHRAQKMDAIGRLAGGVAHDINSYLSAIRSQAELARDKAVDDGTRRKTASILTSVSKASSLIDRLLAVGRRRPARSVAVNVNALLDDGAGAELQRLVGENVRLERRLSPDLHSVEIDPVQLEQVIVNLVANAVQAMPAGGRLRIETANIRLPDDSPRTYARPGGYVMLAVADTGSGIPPENRERIFEPFFTTKEASGHSGFGLATVYGAVQQAGGAVTVESDAGEGTTFRIYLPRARLG, encoded by the coding sequence CAGACCAGGAATCGGGCCAGGGCTAACACCTTGTTCAGGGTGATCGTGGCGTCCTGGATCGTCATCGTGGCACTGAGCGTCACCACCTTGTGGAGTCTCGAGCGGCGACGGGCGAAGGTCGAAACCACGCTTCGTGAGAGGGACGCCCAACTGCACCGGGCGCAGAAGATGGATGCGATCGGACGGTTGGCCGGCGGCGTTGCCCACGACATCAATAGTTACCTGAGCGCGATCCGCTCCCAGGCGGAGCTGGCACGGGACAAAGCGGTCGACGACGGAACGAGGCGCAAGACCGCGTCGATCCTGACCTCGGTTTCCAAGGCATCTTCGTTGATCGATCGGCTCCTCGCGGTCGGCCGCCGGCGACCGGCCCGATCGGTCGCGGTCAACGTCAACGCACTTCTCGACGACGGCGCCGGGGCCGAACTCCAAAGGCTGGTCGGTGAGAACGTCCGGCTGGAACGGCGCCTGTCACCGGATCTCCACAGCGTCGAGATCGATCCCGTCCAACTCGAGCAGGTGATCGTGAACCTGGTCGCCAACGCGGTCCAGGCGATGCCCGCCGGCGGGCGGCTGCGAATCGAGACCGCCAACATCCGTCTTCCCGACGACTCGCCCCGGACGTACGCGCGGCCGGGCGGATACGTCATGCTGGCGGTCGCGGATACCGGATCGGGGATACCGCCGGAGAACCGGGAACGGATCTTCGAGCCCTTCTTCACGACGAAGGAGGCGAGCGGTCACAGCGGATTCGGCCTGGCCACCGTGTACGGCGCGGTGCAGCAGGCCGGTGGCGCCGTTACCGTGGAAAGCGACGCGGGCGAGGGGACGACGTTCAGGATCTATCTGCCGCGGGCGCGACTCGGCTGA